The Streptomyces sp. cg36 genomic interval CCTCGCGGCCGAGTTCGGCATCGGCCCGGCGCACCGGGGCGCGGCCCGGCGCATTCCGCCGGGCGAACGCCCGCTGCCCGCCGGGCCCACCCAGCTCACCCTGCTCTGAGGGCCGGTCCCGGGCCGCCCGCTCCGGCGCGCCGCGCTGCGCGCGCCCGCCGCGGCCGAAACTCGCTGCCCGATTGTCCGTGGCATGGGCCAGGATGGGCGCATGACTTCGCTCACGCACATCGCCACCCCGGACGGCGTGGCCCCCGGTGTCAACTACAGCCATGTGGTGTGGGGCACCGGCCGGTTCGTCGCCCTGTCCGGCCAGTGCGCCCTGGACGAGAAGGGCGCCGTCGTCGGCGAGGGCGACCCGGTCGCCCAGGCGCACCAGGTCTTCGAGAACCTGCGCCGCTGCCTGGAGGCCGCCGGGGCGACCTTCGACGACGTCATCAAGATGACGGTGTTCGTCACCGACATCGCCCTTCTGCCCGCGATACGCGAGGCGCGC includes:
- a CDS encoding RidA family protein; this translates as MTSLTHIATPDGVAPGVNYSHVVWGTGRFVALSGQCALDEKGAVVGEGDPVAQAHQVFENLRRCLEAAGATFDDVIKMTVFVTDIALLPAIREARDAHLTNGRLPATSAVQVAALFRPELLMEIEAFAVVADR